The genomic segment GAAGCACTAGCTCAAGCTTATGCTCAAGTGACTGAGCAGGATTTTCGTAACTGGTTTACACATTGCTGTTACTGTACCTCACTCACGTGAAAAACGCTATATAAATTATTCCACTTGCCTGAAAAGCTCTTGCTTCAATAAATCGATCCCCAAAACTTTGGCTGTTTTTTATTGCCTGCTCATTAAGCTCAATTGCTCGGTCGAATTGTCCTAGATTAATATGAACAATGCTGAGATTCAAAAAAAATCTACTTTGCAAGTATTTTTCTGCTATTAAATTACTAATATCTAAGGCTTGCTGGTGAAACTCTAATGCTTGAATATATTGACCCTTAGCATTATAAATCACGCCCAGACGATCTAGCGTTTGCATCTCAGATAGGCGATCGTCCTTCTCTCGATTAAGTTCTAACGCTTGCTGACAAAAGTTTAAAGCAGTATTGTATTGACTAAGATAAAAATAAAGAATACATTTTTCACTTAATACTTGTCCATGTAAAGTGCGATCTCCTGTT from the Oscillatoria sp. FACHB-1406 genome contains:
- a CDS encoding tetratricopeptide repeat protein, which produces MTIKNKFKKGYGLSIYFLRILTLSIICAGFFCNTRKAVAIFSPLNSKHISAENERETTIKIEYLLKLSDDFFRKSDFKSALMINREILNLYRENNDRVGQGKALYNIGVSYRYLSQFQQALTTLEQSLELANLTGDRTLHGQVLSEKCILYFYLSQYNTALNFCQQALELNREKDDRLSEMQTLDRLGVIYNAKGQYIQALEFHQQALDISNLIAEKYLQSRFFLNLSIVHINLGQFDRAIELNEQAIKNSQSFGDRFIEARAFQASGIIYIAFFT